The Pyxidicoccus trucidator genome segment GCCCACCGCGAGCTCCGCCAGCAGCACAGCGCGCCCGTCCTTGCCCAACTGCGCGTCTGGCTCGACGCGCAGGCGCCGCAACACCCGCCGAAAGGGCCGCTGGGTGGGGCCATTTCCTACGCGCTGAAGCAGTGGGACGCGCTGAGCCGCTTCGTCTCCGACGAGCGCTTGCCTTTGGATAACAACCGCTCGGAAGGCGCCCTGCGAAAAGCGGCCCTGGGCCGGAAGAACTTTCTCTTCGTCGGCCACGAGGCCGCGGGGGAGAACCTCGCCGGCCTCTATGCGCTGGTGGCCACGTGCGAGGCCAACCACGTCAACCCCGAGGAGTACCTGGCCGACGTGCTGCTGCGCGTGCAGACACACCCCCAAGCGCGCATCGGAGAGTTGCTCCCGCACGAGTGGAAGCGCCTGCGCGCCGCCGACTCCTCCTGAGCCCCGCCGCCGGGGCGATTCCCCTCTGCCAGTTCATGTCCCGGCTCGAGAACATCGCCGAGCCAGCAACCGTCCGCCCCTCAAACGGCTCGGTCACGGCATTCTCCGGACGGATACCCTGGAAGCCCGGGCGCGTCCACTAGGACAGCCACGTCCTCTTCGACAGGCACTTTACTCGTTTCCTGGCGCACCGTCGACAGTGGAGTCTGACTGTGTCTCGGACTCCGCGCGGGTCCTCCCTTCTGACAAGAGGGTTGGGCCTTCCAGTTGTCTGCCTTCTCCCGGACAGGTTCGCGAGGACAAACGGGCCAGGGCGCGCGGGCGCGTCCGCCTGTATTGGAAGCACCTCTGCGAGCATTGATGACTCAATGATAGCCCGGTTGTTAAATCCGCTTGTCCTTGGTTCCAGGCTCCATGTGTCGAGCATTCACTAAATGACAGAGTCATCGACGGCGGCTGTCAAGTGCATGAATGCCCCTCTGTTGCGCATTGCGTCCGCTTCGACTAATCTGGCCAGAAATGTCGGATTGTGCGTGCGCAATCCAGTATAGGGCCACTGTGTCTAGCCGCTCACTGTTGCTTGGTTTGGAGGGTTTTTGGACTGGCGAGATTACGAACAGCAGATTTTTCAAAGCCTCCGCAAGCAATTCCCCGAAACCGAGCTGGTATGCAACGTGAAGCTCGATGGGAAAATATCCGGCATAAAACGTCAAATTGACATTCTTGCTCGCGGTCAGGTCATGGACGCGCGACCGCTTGCAGTTGTTGACTGCAAATACTTCAGCCGACAAGTCGACATTACGGTTGTTGAGGCGTTTCTTGGATTGCTTGCTGACGTTGGGGCCCACATTGGGATTTTGATTACGAATGTCGGATACTCGGAAGCAGCGACAAGGCGTGCAGAGAACGATCAAGCTAAGGATCTGCGACTGCATGTCGTGCAGGTGTCCGAGTTGAATACACTGCCCACGTATCGCTTGATTTACTTTGGAGATATCGGCGTCAGGATCGCAATTCCGCATCAATGGGACATCGCAGATGGGCAGGTGCGGATTCCTGGACTCGCCAGTTGGGATCTCTTGCCGAAATTTATCGGAAGAGATGCTGCATATAGACTACCGCGATGGGGCTGCATTTCACTCATCCCAGTTGCCGAACAGTCGGTCGACCA includes the following:
- a CDS encoding restriction endonuclease; amino-acid sequence: MDWRDYEQQIFQSLRKQFPETELVCNVKLDGKISGIKRQIDILARGQVMDARPLAVVDCKYFSRQVDITVVEAFLGLLADVGAHIGILITNVGYSEAATRRAENDQAKDLRLHVVQVSELNTLPTYRLIYFGDIGVRIAIPHQWDIADGQVRIPGLASWDLLPKFIGRDAAYRLPRWGCISLIPVAEQSVDQFARELLARQHAIAQQRGSVQYRAENWGAGDITYQRTSTSGEEVGYFAICAASGVMVTVEIQTTREHMLRDEAMTVEIARSMMVAKLKNLKATESPEEAWESAVRGLSSVNAEQVSAKKDDK